The Muribaculum intestinale genome includes the window CCGTAATGACCACAAAAGAGCGTTACCGCCGCGTACTTGAGATATTCAGCCATGAAATGCCTGTGGCTGAGACCGAGCTCCACTACGACACTCCGTTCCACCTGCTGGTAGCGGTGATTCTGTCGGCACAATGCACCGACAAGCGTATCAACATAGTCACTCCGGCTCTGTTCGAGGCATATCCCACCCCGGCCGACATGGCCGCGGCCACACAGGAAGATATATACGGATACATCCGCTCAGTATCATACCCCAACAACAAGGCACGCTCTCTGCTCGGGGCCGCACGCATGCTCGTGGAGGAATTCGGTGGAGAACTACCATCGGATATCGACTCTCTCATGCGTCTCCCCGGAGTCGGCCGGAAGACTGCCAACGTAATGCTCGCCGTAGTATGGAACCGTGCCGCCATGGCTGTAGACACCCACGTGTTCCGAGTAAGCGAACGCATAGGCCTGACAACCGGCAGCAAGACTCCCCTCGCCACAGAGAAAGCCCTGTGTGCCAACATTCCCGAAGAAATCATACCCAAAGCCCACCACTGGCTTATACTCCACGGGCGCTATGTATGCAAGGCGCGCCGCCCCGACTGTCTCAACTGCTACCTGACAGGTGTATGCCGCTACTACAACCGCGCTACAGGCAACAGCGCACCAGCTGACAGCAACAAGGACATCAACGATTAACGCCAAATAACTTTTCACAGGCAATGGACTACGAGCAGGCATTCCTATTTATCATAGAAGTAATCGGCACGGTAGCGTTTGCCATATCGGGCATACGCATGGCCGCTGCGAAAAATTTCGACTGGTTCGGAGCCTATACAGTCGGACTTGTCACCGCCATCGGCGGCGGCACCCTGCGCGACATTCTGCTCGACATACCGGTATTCTGGATGCAGACATGGTGGTACCTCGCAGTCACAGCCATGTCGCTGATAGTGGTAATCGTGTTCCGACGCATACTCGTGCATACACGCGTACTATTCATATTCGACACCATCGGGCTGGCCCTGTTTGTAGTGATAGGCATACAGAAGACTCTCGACACCGACTATCCCCTATGGGTAGCCATAATAATGGGCATAATCACAGGAGCCATAGGAGGTGTGATACGCGACATTCTAATTAACAGCGAGCCGCTCCTTTTCAAGAAAGACCTCTATGCCACGGCATGTCTGGCTGGCGGACTCGTATACGGCGCGCTCATCTGCTGCCATGCATCGGTACCCGTGCAAGGCATAGCATGCGCCGCCACAGTCATTGCAATGCGAGTGCTGGCCGTACAATACGGATGGTCGCTCCCGGTGCTGGGCGATGTCTACTGCACCGACGGCGCCAATCAAAACCAGTCAACAGAAAACAAACGTAAATAGAACTCCCTCACGTGGAAACATCACAGGTACAAAGCATGAAACTCCCGATAAGCCGGTCAGCGCTGCAATTCATTAAATACGCCTGCGTCGGTGTGATTAACACCCTGGTGACATTCGGCGTAATCATATTATGCAAATCAATCCTCGGTCTTAATCCGTGGATTTCAAACGCACTCGGCTACATATGCGGTATCGTCAATTCATTCATCTGGAACAAGCGATGGGTGTTCAAGACTTCGGGCCACTATGCCCGCGAGGCGATAGCATTCCTTTCGGGAGCACTCATATGCTACGGAATACAACTGCTTGCCGTATGGCTACTCTTCAACGAGACAAGTCTCAAGGAATGGGAATACTCACTGTTCTCATTTACGCTATCAGGCTACGGAATAGCCACGATATGCGGCAACATCGTGTACACGGTGGCCTATTATATTTACAATAAACTCATTACATTCCGGCAGTAGCCGGCACAGGCATAAGCACACCCTCACAGCTGGGAAATATTGCGGTTAACACAGATTAACACCACAGTACAGTTTTTATCCATCTCTGCGTCCCTGCTCTTTCACGGGAAAGAACTAAATTTGTGTGTTCACTTGTTATATTTGTGATATAATCAGTCTCACAAATAAAACCTATGGTAATGTTTCGACGTCGACCCTACAGAATAGGCCTTGCTCTTAGCGGCGGAGGCGCCCGCGGATTCGCTCACCTTGGCGCCCTATACGCACTTGAGGAGCTTGGCATCAAACCCGGAATCGTTGCCGGAGTCAGTGCCGGAAGTATTGCGGCGGCTCTCTATGGCAGCGGCATGAAGCCTATGGAAATCATGCGCAGCTTCATGAAAGCCCGGTTCTGGGACTTCTGTGAGATAGGAGTGCCGAGCGGAGGATTCTTCACTATGAAAGGCTTTCACGCGTTTATCAAAGAAAATCTGAAAGTAACGCGCCTTGAAGAGTGTCCCTTGCCGACTGTGATATGCGCTACCGACCTCGACAACTGCAAACCCGTACAGTGGCGTGCCGGCGAGATTTCCGAGCGCGTGCTCGCATCATGCTCAATGCCGGTGGTGTTCAGACCTGTAACTATCGGAGGCACTCACTATGTCGACGGTGGCGTGCTCCACAATCTCCCGTCATGGGCTATCCGTAAAGATGTGACCCATCTTATAGGCATAAACGTAAGCCCACAGATAAAGCCAGGACGATCGTCGGGCAACATTATCGGTGTTGCCTCGCGTTCATTCCACCTCATGTCAAGAAACAACGCAACGGCCGACATCGAATTGTGCGACACCATCGTATCGGTCGACTCTATCGCCGA containing:
- a CDS encoding trimeric intracellular cation channel family protein; translated protein: MDYEQAFLFIIEVIGTVAFAISGIRMAAAKNFDWFGAYTVGLVTAIGGGTLRDILLDIPVFWMQTWWYLAVTAMSLIVVIVFRRILVHTRVLFIFDTIGLALFVVIGIQKTLDTDYPLWVAIIMGIITGAIGGVIRDILINSEPLLFKKDLYATACLAGGLVYGALICCHASVPVQGIACAATVIAMRVLAVQYGWSLPVLGDVYCTDGANQNQSTENKRK
- the nth gene encoding endonuclease III, with translation MTTKERYRRVLEIFSHEMPVAETELHYDTPFHLLVAVILSAQCTDKRINIVTPALFEAYPTPADMAAATQEDIYGYIRSVSYPNNKARSLLGAARMLVEEFGGELPSDIDSLMRLPGVGRKTANVMLAVVWNRAAMAVDTHVFRVSERIGLTTGSKTPLATEKALCANIPEEIIPKAHHWLILHGRYVCKARRPDCLNCYLTGVCRYYNRATGNSAPADSNKDIND
- a CDS encoding GtrA family protein; the encoded protein is MKLPISRSALQFIKYACVGVINTLVTFGVIILCKSILGLNPWISNALGYICGIVNSFIWNKRWVFKTSGHYAREAIAFLSGALICYGIQLLAVWLLFNETSLKEWEYSLFSFTLSGYGIATICGNIVYTVAYYIYNKLITFRQ
- a CDS encoding patatin-like phospholipase family protein, which encodes MVMFRRRPYRIGLALSGGGARGFAHLGALYALEELGIKPGIVAGVSAGSIAAALYGSGMKPMEIMRSFMKARFWDFCEIGVPSGGFFTMKGFHAFIKENLKVTRLEECPLPTVICATDLDNCKPVQWRAGEISERVLASCSMPVVFRPVTIGGTHYVDGGVLHNLPSWAIRKDVTHLIGINVSPQIKPGRSSGNIIGVASRSFHLMSRNNATADIELCDTIVSVDSIADMGVFTLKEKERMFKSGYYATKKALADSPLLKSTFSIL